ATGTTTTTGCTTTTTCGATTCCATCTTTTTCAACATAATTATTAAATAGGGTTGCTTGAGTTTGAGAAGAACGATAGGCTGAAACACCTGCTAGATGAATATTCATTTTTTTCGCCGCATTGAACATTTTCTCGAGATACTTTGCTGCTTCTTCTCTCATCATTCTTTTGTCTATTTTTTCTTTAAATATAAATGCAACATCTGGATAAACGAGATCTTTCGGTTCATAGCCTTCTGGAAAAGAATATTTTTTATTGACAAGTACGATAATACTTTCAGGATCATTGACAGAGGGTACTTCCTGTTGGGAATCATCGACAGAGGGTACTTCCTGTTGGTTTTGTTGTTGGTTTTGTTTATTTCCGGAACAGCCAGAAACAATTAGAATTATCATGAGTGTTGCAATTGTGACTATTTTTTTTATCATATTAATATGACTCCTCGTTAGTAGTAATATCTCTTTCCAATAGAATTTCCAGTTAATCCATAGAACTGAGGAATTTGTTGGATTTCCTAGGTGTTAATTGCTTCAAATAGCGCCTGTACCATATTACCGCTCATCAATTTTGTTCAGTTTATTTCGCTCCCTCAACATCCTTGAGTTTCTATACGTTATCAGGATATACTGTCACAATCACACCATCCATATTATTTCCAGATACCTCATACCGAAGATTTGCTGGCACATTAATAGTGGTGTTTTCAGTAACAGGATAATAAAAGACCTCATATTTTTGACCATTTATAGTAGGAGAAATATATTTTTCTTCTTTTAGATAGTCTAAGTATTCCTCTAAAACAAAATTCTTTTCTTTCATAATCACACTATGTGGTAAACCGACATAGCGGATATGCCACGGTTCATTCATAATTCCCGTTATGTCCGTTTTGCCCTCTGGATAACGTAGAGTAAACCCATATTTCCAAGCGTTCTCTGCAATCCACTCTCCCTCAGGTGCGACCTCCATCTTCCCTTGGGTACTTCCAACATCAAGCGATAATCCTAAATTGTGTTCGCTGTAACCTGCTGGCAAGGCACGATTGGAACCCATTTCTTCATAAAGTTTAGTTTGCTCATCAAATCCTCGAAAACCACTTGTAATTAAAAAACTAGAAACTCCATCTTTTCCCGCATCCAGAACCATATCCGAAAATTTACTTGCTATATCTTCTGATAAATATATTTCGCTGTTAAATAATCGGTATCCTTTTACCAATTCATCACGAGCATATAAATTGATGCTATCTGATTTTATACTTTTATTGTGAACTGGGTAATTACTGTTGACCAAAAGTAAATTCCCTTGATAAATTTGTTCTACTGGAATTTCTACTTTTTTTATATTTCCAGAAACCAACTTATCCTCCACTACACCATTCTCGCTATAGGCTTTTTCACCTTTTTCATCTTGAAAGAACGGTGCTATCTTAAAGACTGTCACACCTAAACATATTACAAAAATTAAAAAGCCCCACTTTTTCATTCTTAACTTCCCCTTATTCTTTCTAAAAATGTTCCTTTAGCGGAACGTTTTTGCTTTCTTCAATCCCCCGACATACCCAATAGGAATGGGGTTTTCTCGTAGCTATAGTTTTATAAAAAGGATTGATTATTTTATTTAAAACTAAAAAGTATGATTATAAAAAGTTTCATTAAACACCCTGTGTTAAAATGCAGGATTTTTTATTCCACAACGTACCTTTGAGGAGCAAATTTAGTATCAACGGTGGCGAACCCTACCACAAGTAATGGAGGTTTTTCTCAAAATTAAATTTATATTTTAGGGAGAAGTGTACTGTAAGTGATGCAGATTTAAAACTTTTTTTGAAAAGTATTAAGTGCTATTTATTTGAGTTTACTTGCTTTGTTCGTGTCTTGTTTACAACCAGCTCAGTCATTACTGTATTCTTTGGCACTAAATCCGTTGATGCATGTGCAATAACTGTAACACCTCCAGTACTTAATATCCCAATTAACGCTAATCCTAAATTTTTGTTTATTTCATAATATCTTCCCTTCTGAATTTGTAAGTATTTATTTTATTTCCCTGCTATTACTGAAGTATATAGTGGATATTTATCTAAACTATCTACTAGTTGTAAATTAGTTGTAAAGTCTAATTAAATAATATTTTTATAGTTGTCCCTTTATTATTTCACTTGCTATTTTTAATTCAGCCTCATGAATTTTTGCTATTTCAGCACATATCGTAAGTCCAAGTCCAGCACCATTGGTAGCTCTAGTTCTAGATTTATCAACTATAAAAAAGGCTTCAATATCAAAGCTTTGCTACCATAAAAGGCAGTAGTTTCTTTTTTATCTATCCGTTTTAATAACAAAAGCTAACACGGGAAAGGTTTCGCTATCGTAGCAGAAGAAGTACGGATTTTAGCAGAACAAATAGCAAGTTCCGTAGATGAAATTACAAAGATTGTTCAAACGTTTCAACAAGATTTTCAAAACGTCAATACATCCTTAGCTACTGGATTTATGAAAGTACAAGAAGGATCCGCTCAATTACAACAAACAACAGAAACATTTAAATCTATTAATGAAGCAATGCAACAAGTAGCGAATCATGTAGTGCGTATGATGCAAAATGTTCAAGGTATGGCGGAAGAAGGACAAGAATTCAATGCTTCCATTCAAGAAATTACCGCTATTACAAAAGAGGCATCAGCTGGCGTTCAAGGAACAGAGCAACTAGCTACCCTGTCTACAGAACTAGATGCATTAGTCAAACAATATAAACTATAGCCATTACCTTAAACATACAAATAAAATAGCATTATAAAAGCGCAATAATCCTTACAATACAAGGATTATTGCGCTTCTATTTATTACTAAAGTTCTTTCTCTAAATCCGTTAATAAACCCAAAACAATTTCGGAATATTTCTCTAATTCTTCAAAGGCTTTCTCTATTCCTATAGGATCATTCATTTCAAAACATTTCACTGCCAGTTGAGCACTTTGATGTACTTTCATATGCGGTTGTTCCAAGTCTTTAAATGTTTTTTTGCTTTTCACATGATTAGGTAAATCTCCGTAATACCAATTGCCTAGCCTACATTCTTTATGTGAAATCATTTCTTTTGAGTCAATCGTCCCTATGCCTAAAATTAAGTTATACACTCGCCATTTCCATAGTAAATGGTCCGTTTTCGCCACTTTTAAAATATCTTTTGATGTTAGTTTCACATTGATATTTAAGAATTTTTTTCGATACGTATCCATTTTATTACTAATTTCAAAAAATGTTTTTGCTGTTCGTTTTGATATTTCTTGTGATTCCACACTATTATCATAGATACTGGCATTTCGTGAAGCGATGTCCACAATCGTAGCGGTTTGCTCTTCACTCATCGCTGCGATTTGGGAGGTTGATTCATTAATCCCTTTCATCATTTCAACGATACTGATTAATGCTTCACTTGCACTTTCTGCCCCTACAACACTCTTTTCAACTAATTTTTCCGTTTGGTCAATCCCTTCAATGACTTCCAAAGATACATTTTGCAATGACTCCATATTAGCAATAATCTTCACGATTTCTTCCTTCGTATGCTCTGACAGCTTTCTCACCTCTGAAGCAACTACCGAAAAACCACGTCCATGCTCCCCTGCACGAGCCGCTTCAATGGATGCGTTAAGTGCTAATAAGTTGGTTTGATCAGCGATTTCTTTAATGATTCTCACAATATCCTGTGTATAGTCAATTTCTTGATTCAGTTGTTCTACATTCTTTACAATTTTTCCATATACATGACCGACTTGCTTTATATCTTCCATCGTTTCATCTACGACTTTTCCGCTTTCTTCCGCTGAATGAACCGCCTCATCTGTTCCTTCTGCTACTTCTACTGCATAATTTGCTACCCCATGTATAGAAGCGCTCATTTCTTCCGTTGCGGCAGTTACACTATGGGTCTCATCTATCTTTTTCTGCATATTCGAAAGCAGTTGTTTGATTGTATCTAAACTCATCATATCATTTAACATGTCGGATACTTCGTTTAAAAAGTATTTAAACGTATTTTCCATATATACTTCAACGATTAATTGTTTGTCATAGGCTGCTAGCTTTTGTACAGCAACCACACTTTCTATCATACGCTTAGGATGTCGATGTAGTTTTTCCATTAAAATTGTGGTCATTATCTGAATCAGCAAATCATGTGCAGCAACAAAATTTTCTGCTGTCAAATTAATTCGACTATTGTACTCCCCTATTTTTATTCGCGTCACGATATAATGCTGATCTACTTCCGCTTCTAAAAATTGATCGATATATTGTTCTATCTTCTCTCTTAGACGATCGACTGTGGCGTGTTGCACAATAAGTTGATTAAATATATGTTCAGATTGTATTCTTCCGTAAAATTTATCAATCATTTCCTTCTTAAAAGGAGCTAATATATTCGCTGATTGTTTTACCCTATTAAGCGTTTCTTGGTCAACACCTAAGAACGATAAGCGCTCCTTCGCTCGTTCCCCTACTTTAGGTAAGTCTGTTTTTGAAGCATTTATATATTGATCCCATTTGTTAGATTTATTTATGAAAAAGACCATCTTTTCCCCTCAACTTTGCATAATATTATTTTTCATTTGAATACATACATTCCATTTCGTATTTCTATTCGGTTAGTAACTTGAAGCTATTCTAGAATTAGGTATTTTAGACTATACACAATTAGAAGTTTCGAGGGCTTTTCGTATAATAATAAGGAGGGCAAAAAATCTAATAAAATCCCCTATAGTAAGTAGTGATACAAAGGTATTTCACTACTAGCTTACATCCATTCAACCGTTCATCACTTCAGCTACTTTACTCTATTATAGTTATATATAACTAAAAATCAATATTTATTCTTACTTTTATGAAAAATAAAGAGCACAAAGAATCAATGTGCGCGTCTTTCATTTAGGAATATAGATTTTGAAGGATTGAATCAACGCTTTAATCCGGCAGCTGTCGCCTTTCTCCAAGAAGTCTTTACTTTCCTTCTCACACAAAAACTTTGTGCGACACAATTCCTCTCTTCAGATATCCTTTCAGCTTTCGAACCTATTCGGATTTTAGATACGACGGTGTTTCAACTGCCTGACTCCTTCACCATTGATTATCAAGGCTCTGGAGGGAGTCGTAACATAGTAACGATTTATTATTTTCAGGAAATAGTTTATCCCCTTAAAAAGACGAAATGAAATGATTATAAACATTACGGGATTGTTCATTAAGCCATTTCATTTAAGGTATATTCTCTTTTTTAAACAGACAGAAAATCCTCATCTCCTTTTTAAATGGAAATGAGGACTTCTTTTTAATAGAAAAGGATGATTTTTTTCATAAAGCAACTAACCAATTTAATCCTTTAATTATATTTTAAATTTATTAATTTCTTCTTGCACTGTCATTGCACCTTCACTTAACGATTTAGCTACAGCATTGATTTCTTGAATCGTTGCTGTTTGTTCTTCTACGGCTGCAGCAATCATTTCGGATTGTTCTGCGGCGGTAGTTGCAGCAGAAGCCATTTCATTTACTGAAGCGGCAACTTCTTCAGTACTTGCCGAAATTTCTTCAGTAGAAGCTGAAACATCTTCAATTTGAGAAGTAATTTCTTGAATGGCCTTCATAATAGTATCAAATGATACTTGGGCATTTTGGATAAAGGTAACACCTTCTTCGACATTTTGCACAGTGACACTCACTGCCTTTTCAACTGCATTTGTTTCTTGTTGAATAGATGTTGTTAGATCAACAATTTGATGAGCAGAAGCCTTTGATTCTTCTGCAAGCTTCCGAACTTCATCGGCAACGACTGCAAAACCTTTTCCATGCTCACCAGCACGTGCCGCTTCGATAGCTGCATTAAGGGCAAGAAGATTTGTTTGCTCCGTAATATCCGTAATAACTTTTATAATTTTTTCTATCTCTGTTGATTGTGCACTTAACTGTTTAATTCGCTCATTTGTCTCATGAGAAGATTGTTGAATAACAGCCATTTGGTTTTCTGCGGTCTGTAATGTTTTTCCGCCTTCATTGGCAATCACTTGTGTGTCTAATGCTTTTGAATTAAGTAGCTGTGTTGCTTCTGCAATTCGTTGTACACCATGGGCAGTTTCATCCATCGCGGTCGCACTTTCTCGTCCCGTTATAGCTGATTGATTAGCACCCTCTGATGTTACCTCTATTCGATTGGCTACTTCATTGGATGAGATAGCTACTTGATCTGTACTGGCTGCTAATTGTTCAGCAGCGGCCGTTGTCTGCTCTACATTTGCAGCAACATTATTAATAATTGAATGTAATCTCCTTTTCATTTCATTAAATGAATCAGCTAATACTCCAATTTCATCGTTTGTTTTCACATTTATATCTTCTCCGCTTAAATCACCCTCAGCAATAACTTTTGCAGTAGCATTTAGTTTATTAATAGGTACAGTAATTAAACGAGTAATAAATACTGAAATGAGAAGAGCAAGAATTGTGGTTACGATAGCAATACCTAAAATGATCATTGAACTATTATTTGCAATTTTAGTTGCTTCCGTGTTCGCCTTTTCCATCAACTCCTTTTGATAAACAGAAATTTTATTCACCGCAAGTTGAATACCTTCGTTTGCAGGACGCACCAAGACTTGTATTTTTTCAATTGAAGCTTGAACATCTTCTTTGTCATATGTATTGATAATATCTTGCGCACCTTGATTAAATTTTGCTTGGTTTTCTTTTATACTTTGAAGTTGTTTTTGCATTTCAGGATTTTTTATTATTTTTTCTAATTCTGCAGTTTTTTCTTCGATTAGTTCTTCCTGTTTTTCCAGGTTTTTAATTGTTTCATCACTTGGATCAAGTATGTAAGAACGAATGTAAAGACCTTGTAAAGAAGATGCGTTTAATATTGCATCGACTTGTAAAAGTTTATAGACTCTGTCTTCTATAGTAAATGAATACTTGTTATTAACACTTTTTAATTGGACAAATGCAATGGTAGAACTAAGTAGTAGAAATAACATAATACTACCAAACCCTAAGTAAATTTTCTTTTTAATTGACATAAATCTAAACCTCCCATATTTTGAAACACCTTTCTTATAAAAAAGTATATTAGAATAATAATTAAATAATGCATTAACCTTTTAAAATTCATCTGGTTATATGAAAATATCCATATGTTAAAGTATGTCTTTTGTTCCTCTCGATCTTCTATAAAAGCCAGTAATCTCACCCTTAAAGCCAGTATTATGCAAATATAAAACGATTTAAACAGTTCAATCAAATAGCTTAATAATAAAGGTAATGCAGGAATCGCCCTTCTTACAGTAACGAATCTTCCTTGGTATGTCCATAACTTAATCAAATGTTCTTCCGACTTTTTAAACTTGTCATACTCAGAGTCATTATTTAATGAATTAACCTAATTGAATAATTTAGAGTTCACTTTTTATATACAATAAGTCATCTAGGTCAATGGTGAATTTTACAAAATCCTCTCAATTATTGTACTAAATCAATAAAATAATGTGGGGAATTATACATATAACAAGTTAAATCATACGTAAAAGAATTAATATATAATAAATAGTTTTATACTAAATATTGTTCCGTTCTAAATCTAACTATACTGTCCCATTTTTCTTCAAAATTACAGAATGCCTTTTTAATTATCCAACCCTCTTGATTCTATTCATTCTTCGAAATTCGAAAGACAAACAAATTACTTTTATTATCTTTGGATAAAAGGCTATTTGTTTAGTGAACTCTAAGGACCACTTGGCTTAACTTGGATTTATCTAATGCTAGGACTATTAACATTCGAAATTATGTTAACGCTTGTAGTAAAATTAATTACATCATTATCCTAAATTTAAAAAATGAGGTAAAAAAGATGTCTACTACACTAGTATCTTCTAAATTAACTATTCCTCTCAATACACCTGATTTGATTGAGCGCAAGCAATTGTTTGATCTTTTACAGAACCA
This genomic interval from Lysinibacillus sphaericus contains the following:
- a CDS encoding methyl-accepting chemotaxis protein, with the translated sequence MSIKKKIYLGFGSIMLFLLLSSTIAFVQLKSVNNKYSFTIEDRVYKLLQVDAILNASSLQGLYIRSYILDPSDETIKNLEKQEELIEEKTAELEKIIKNPEMQKQLQSIKENQAKFNQGAQDIINTYDKEDVQASIEKIQVLVRPANEGIQLAVNKISVYQKELMEKANTEATKIANNSSMIILGIAIVTTILALLISVFITRLITVPINKLNATAKVIAEGDLSGEDINVKTNDEIGVLADSFNEMKRRLHSIINNVAANVEQTTAAAEQLAASTDQVAISSNEVANRIEVTSEGANQSAITGRESATAMDETAHGVQRIAEATQLLNSKALDTQVIANEGGKTLQTAENQMAVIQQSSHETNERIKQLSAQSTEIEKIIKVITDITEQTNLLALNAAIEAARAGEHGKGFAVVADEVRKLAEESKASAHQIVDLTTSIQQETNAVEKAVSVTVQNVEEGVTFIQNAQVSFDTIMKAIQEITSQIEDVSASTEEISASTEEVAASVNEMASAATTAAEQSEMIAAAVEEQTATIQEINAVAKSLSEGAMTVQEEINKFKI
- a CDS encoding methyl-accepting chemotaxis protein; the encoded protein is MVFFINKSNKWDQYINASKTDLPKVGERAKERLSFLGVDQETLNRVKQSANILAPFKKEMIDKFYGRIQSEHIFNQLIVQHATVDRLREKIEQYIDQFLEAEVDQHYIVTRIKIGEYNSRINLTAENFVAAHDLLIQIMTTILMEKLHRHPKRMIESVVAVQKLAAYDKQLIVEVYMENTFKYFLNEVSDMLNDMMSLDTIKQLLSNMQKKIDETHSVTAATEEMSASIHGVANYAVEVAEGTDEAVHSAEESGKVVDETMEDIKQVGHVYGKIVKNVEQLNQEIDYTQDIVRIIKEIADQTNLLALNASIEAARAGEHGRGFSVVASEVRKLSEHTKEEIVKIIANMESLQNVSLEVIEGIDQTEKLVEKSVVGAESASEALISIVEMMKGINESTSQIAAMSEEQTATIVDIASRNASIYDNSVESQEISKRTAKTFFEISNKMDTYRKKFLNINVKLTSKDILKVAKTDHLLWKWRVYNLILGIGTIDSKEMISHKECRLGNWYYGDLPNHVKSKKTFKDLEQPHMKVHQSAQLAVKCFEMNDPIGIEKAFEELEKYSEIVLGLLTDLEKEL
- a CDS encoding M15 family metallopeptidase; amino-acid sequence: MKKIVTIATLMIILIVSGCSGNKQNQQQNQQEVPSVDDSQQEVPSVNDPESIIVLVNKKYSFPEGYEPKDLVYPDVAFIFKEKIDKRMMREEAAKYLEKMFNAAKKMNIHLAGVSAYRSSQTQATLFNNYVEKDGIEKAKTYSAAPGTSEHQSGLAIDVSGTNGSCAADDCFANTEESAWLEDNAHKYGYIIRFPKEKEHITGYQYEPWHIRYVGVNLATELYNKELTLEEYYDLHL